The following DNA comes from Poecile atricapillus isolate bPoeAtr1 chromosome 30, bPoeAtr1.hap1, whole genome shotgun sequence.
GACAGGGGCAGAGGGAGAGGACTTGATGATCATGGGGCCTCCTCTGGCCCCCCTCAGGACATTCCCAGTGATGCCAGTATCCAGGAGCCCTCCCAGTACCTGTGTTTGTCCCCAAGTACTGCTCAGCCGCTCAGGTCCCATCCTGCTCCGATGTCGGGGGTCCCTGTGAGAGCTggggggggctgaggggagtgacctcccagtgctccccagtgctcccagtgtcctCAGTCCTCCCAATGACCCCAAGAGAGCCAGCGCCCacggtgtccccggtgtccccaacacacacagcacccccagtgccccctgtgcccccaccACCCAATGTGCCCCCAGTAGCGCCATCccctccagtgtccccagtgcccttcagtgcccccagtgtccccacctgggcacagggtcTCCTCCACAGcacccaggctgctgctgccaggcccagggccCCCCCAACtccccccagcagcaccagcccatgtccagcagggctggggggtccctgcCTGGCCCCGAAGGTCCCCTCGTGCCGCACTGCTGGGCTGGTCAGTGTCGGGCCTGGGGGGAGATAGTGGTCAGcggctgccctggggagcttACAAGGGTCTCTCAGGGGTCCCGCGGGGGTACCTGGGTGGCAGCGCAAGCGGGCGCAGCCAGGGAAGTGGGGGGGTCTCCCTTGCAGCCCCCCCAGGTGCTCCGCCAGGGTCTCCAGTAGCTGCGACACATTCACCGTCTCCAGCcggacacagccctgggggtcctggggggatgtCATAGGAGCCCCCCAGGGGACCCCAGACCGCTTCTGGACCACCCTGGGAAGCCACAGAAACGCCCCAGAGTCCCTGAACCCCCCCCCCACCAAGACCCCCAGAGTAACCCTGGTCACCTCAGGGTACCCCCAGACCTCTGCGGGGTCCCCAGAGTCCTCAGGCCCCCAGGCTCACTTTGGTCTCCCCAAGACCACCCCATAACTGCCCACCTGgagcctcccaaatccccccccttccaggacccccaagccccCTTGGAGCTCCCCGAGGACCTCCACCCACCTGGATGTGACACTCAGCCACAAAGTGGAGCTGGGCAAGGAGGTTCCTGAGCAGGGGTGCCAAATCCTTCCCTGCCACCCCTAACATTCGCTGCAGAGCCAGTGCCCCGAAGTGAAGGCCCCAGAGAtcagagcagctgctgtcctggggGTCCAGGggagtttgggatttggggagacaCAGGTCAGGGCTCAAAGGTATCAGGGGGTGCAGGAAGAGAGGAGGATTCACGGGGCACACGTGGAATTCCGGGGGTTCTCACTCACTGGCTCCAGGTTGCTGGGCATCGCCACAGGGTAGTCGAGGAGCAGCCAGGGGGTCTgtgggaggggtcagggggtccccaaaaacagcccagagGACTGAGGGGGGCGCTCAGGTGGTCCCCAACGACCCTTTGGGGGTGAAGGGGTGCAGTCAGGGGGTTTTCCGGACCAAGGGTGGGGCCTTCCCTGGGAAATGAgggaattggggggggggggggggggggtggagCGCAGGGGAATCCTTTGGGTCTCGGGGGCATCTGGGAAGTCCCGTGAGGACCCCGGAGGTCTAGAGGCATACCAGGGTGCCcgggagggggtcctggaggtgGGGGTCTCACCAGGTTGTTCAGGTGGGTGCTGAAGGTGCTGCTGACGGGGTTAAAGCcgaaggagcagcagctgctgggagtggACATGGCcagaagaagcagcagtggcacctggggggggcaccggggggtTCTGGGAGTCCCAAGGGGCTCTCACGGGGGTCCCAGAGGGGCACAGGTCATATCTCGAGGAGTGGGGTCCCCACTTACCAGAGTAGAGCTGGGGGGGAGCAAGTCCATGgtggtgcagagctggggataGCGCACCGAGACCCGCGAGCGCTCCCGGAGCCACCCCCGGGaccacccccgggacccctcggGCCGCGGCGGAGCCGCAGCCGAAAGCGAAACTGGGACCGAGCCGGGAGGGAGCCCAGGAAACCCGAGGGTTCAGCGGGACGTCCTgagcctcctcctccctccccgtGGACCCCAGGCCGCACCTTCCTCACCCCGGGGAGGGCACCGCGAATCCCACGGAGGCTCCGGCGCTCGGGACCCGCTGCCCGGCCCTGCAGAGCTTTGGGTGCGGCTGCCCCGAGCGAAAGAGGGGGGCCCGGGCGTCCGGGCACGTGCGGGGGCGTGgcacccccaaacccagcccgagacccctccccgccccccccccaaACAGAGACACGGCAGCAGCTGCGGCTCCGAGTGCTTTATTGGGCTGGGGGTcgcggggctgggggcacagTGTGAGGTCTGAAACCTCCGTaggtttggggggttctggggggtgTCTCAGGGACCGCCCCCCGGCAGCCAAAGGCAGTGGGGACGAGTGCAGCGCAGCTCCAGCTCCCGCTCGGCTCCGGGGGGGGGGCCCTGCCCCGGAGCCCCCAGGAGTcccgccgggaccccccaaacgCGTGGGACACTCACGACAGAGGCCCAGTCGCAATCCTGGGTGGATGGACACAAGAGGGGACAGCTGCGGACAGTCGGGGTGGTATCCcccctcaccccaaatccccgccACAGCAGGCATCCCACGGCTTGGGAGCCCCAACACGTCACAGCGATCCACCCAGTGTCACTGCCCACCCTCCTCACGTCCTCACATTCAGTTCCCCCCACGGCATTTTCCCCAGTGCCCCTCCACTCACCGCGTCGCCCCCGCAGAGCCAGAGCCCGTCCGGGTGCTGTCGCGCCAGGTGGGATCCGGACCgccgggaattcccgggaagCACCGTTAGGGCACCCCCCGGGAGCCCCGcgcccagcagagcctggggacacagggaaagGGGGGAGTGTCACCGAGGGGGAGGTCCTAGGGTGATGGAAAGGGTCATAGACCGCCCCGGAGAGTTTCAGGGGGGCACATGGGGGCTTCTGGGGGTCGAGGGGAGGCACACAGAGGCTTATAGGGGGAGCACATGGGGGGGATCACAGGGAGGCACTCGAGGGTCCCTGTGGGTTGCAGTGGGGAGGTGACACAGTGGGGGTCACCCAGGGATTCCTGGGGTGGCACAGGTGATGCTCGGGGGGACAGCACGGGGGTCCCGCGGGTCCGCACCTTCCGTAGCCGTTGCGCGGGACCGACGCCGCCGGGGGGCGCTACCACCACGACACAGTTTCCGAGCGCGAGCGCcgggaggaggagctgcagctccagggggcGGGGCCACCCCCAGACCACGCCCAACACGCCGAGCGGCCGTCGCGTCAGCAGGGCCCGCCCCCCGGGCACGTCCTGCAGCGGGATTGGTCACGCCCACTCCCGAACACCGGCCCCTTCACTgccccccccccgctcccggccccggtTTAACCACGCCCACCTGCACGGCCCCGCCTCCGCGCTCCGCGCGCGCCGCCCAGCGCAGCAGCGCCCTCTGCGAGCTCCCGTCGGTATCGCCGGTGTCGCCGTCCTCGGGGCTCCCGTGTCCCGCCCCCAGCGCTGCCGACGCCCCCCGCAACACCCGGGCCCGCGACACCCCCGGCAGCCGCCCCCACCTGCGGGAGTCGGGGGCGTTGAGGACCGACCCCCTCTCTCCCAGGGGTCCCATCGTCGGGGACGCCCCTGAAAGGGCCACCCCCGACCCCAGTCACTCACCCTGGGGCAGCCCCTCGGGCGGCTGCCACGGCCTGAGCCAGCTCAGGATAGCCGGGGTCATCCGTGGTCACCAatgggctgggacagggacaggaggtcAAAGGGCATCACTATGGGAGGGAACTGGcggggcaccgggacccctGGGACAGGAAGAATCGGGGTCCTGAGAGGAACACGGGACCCTCTGGGGGGACAGGATGGACCTGGGGCCACCCAGGGGGAAGAAGGGGGTCCTGGGGCTGTTAAACAGGGGTCCCAGTGGAGTCTCGGCCTCAGAGTTCTTGTCCTGGGACCCCCTAATTTTGGGTCCCcatcctggggaggggtccctgttCCATCAGGGGGTACCTGAGCCGCTCATCCACCTTGGGGGGTTGTTCCCAGGGGGGGCACCCGAACTCTCGCAGCGCCTGGAGGGAGTTGGGGGGGAGCAGAGCCCATCTGAAACAGCACAGGACCATCCCACCccgggaacccccaaaacccaccccactCCCTCCTAATCCATTCAGGACCCACCCCAGGAGACCTCTACATCCCTTCAGCTTCTCCAGggctcccccaaacccccctggacCCCTCCCAAACCACCCAGGACTCCCACCAGAGCCCCCTTGGGACCCCCACCTCATCCAGGTCAGTGTCTGTGGCCCCCCCAGCGCAGCCCCCGCTGGGGTCCAGCAGGTCCAGGGCGTTGAGCCACACTAGCCCCTGGGGCAGCCTAGAGAGGGGTCAGCGCTCAGTGCTCAGCAGCCGCTCCTGGGCTCAGGGGTCAGGAGGGCTCACGGTCACCTGTCCGCCGTGTCCAAGGCCACGGTGATGTCCTGGGCCCAGACGGCAGCAGCTGCGGTTTGGGGCAGTGCTGAGGCCACGGCCACGGCCTCAGTGGGGCCACGCAcgggcagcagcaccagcagtggcCCTGgggcctggcagggcaggggacactCAGAGGATCCCTGAAAAGCGCCCCTGGGCACCCCCCCAACCCAGCTCATCCAGGGGCACCCACCGGCTCCCGCAGGCAGCACAAGGTGGGGGCCACCCCTGAGATCAGCGTCGGGGGGTAGAAACGATGGCCCCCCGCCGGCAGTGGTGGCAGTGCAGCCTGGAAAACCTGGGTAGAAAAAAACAGGGATGTCCAATGagcaggacccccaaaatgccACCTGGGGCATCCCCAAACTGCCCTTGGGGGACTCCCAAAGGCCCTCACAGCTGGTCCCAACAtccaggaacccccaaaccccacccagggAACCCTGATGTCCAGgaacccccaaatttctccccacAAGACATCTCAAACTCTCCCCCAGGGGACCCCAATGTCCAGGAACTCTCAAACTCAACCCCAACATCTGGAAACCCCCCAACACCACGTGCCTCTCCCCACCTTCCCAACCCCTttgtgtcaccccagtgtccccatggccaCTCCATCCCCATGGCCCCCTTTGTGTATCCCCTCACCTGAGCCCCCTCCTCCTGCGCCTCCTGCACCACCCCCTCAGGCAGGCAGGTCCCAGGGGGCAGCGGCCCCACCTCCGTTTTCGGGTCCATAGGGTCCCCAAGCCGCAGCCCCCCGAGCcgggcccggagccgccgctcCAGCGCTGCTCCCACCGCATCCTGAGCCAGCACCACGCACCCCCCCCACGGGAactggggacatggtggggacacatcagagcaacctgggacaCTCCAGGGACTCCCCTGAAAAACTcacaaccccccccaaaaaaatacatcccgaaaaacccccacaaaacctccctggaactcccaaaataaccccccaaaaccccctgaaaCCTCCCCAGAAGGCCATCACAAAAAACCCTGAGAAAACCCtaacgccccaaaaaaaccccctgaaactcccccccccccccccaaaaatctccccaaaacctcccGACAGCCCCTGTGACTCCCCAAGCCCCACCAGCACCGGGGgggtggcagcagtggcagcgATGGCGGCGGCCGCACTGTCCAGGTCGGCCGAGTCAAGGACGATGACAACGATGCGGCCCCCGCACGGAACCCCCAGGCGTGGCCCCCGGcacggggacccccaaaccagggcctgcagctcctcctggaggacaggggacagcgCATAGGGACAtgcccagggacccccaaactgagTGAGGGCAgggggcagtgccagcccctgcccgtTGTTGTCACCTCCCAGTGCTGTGATACGGCTGTACCTGGGGGGCTCCAAGgaaggtgacagaggtgactTCGGAGTGGGCACgcagggcctggcacagctctgggggtccTGCCAGGACGTTGATGACGCCGGGAGGCAGCACCCCTCCCTCCCCGCTGagctcccccagcagcagcagtggcagagctgcGGCCGCAGGGGACAACACCAGAGCCGTGttccctgcagggacaccccaaagcTGCTGGGATTGCCCACAGGAATATTGGGGAGCCCCCCACACCTGGATCCACCTTTGTCCTGTGGATCTCCCCCTTGTTCCCTGGATTGTCAGttgtccccaaggtccccaacTGTCCCCCCCTCTCCACTCACCCATGGCCAGGAGCGGCCCCAATTTCCAGAGCAATGCTGGCAGCGagcagggaccccccaggaccacGGCCACCACCCctggggggacacacagggggtCAGGGAACATGTGGAGGGGACAAGGTACACGGTGGGGACGGGGCCACTCACCCATGGGGGTCCAGCCCTCCAGGCCAGGGAGGCCAAGCTGGGCCCCCGCCGCAGGCACCTGGAGCAGCCGCAGCCCCAAGTCCAGGTCAGCTCCGAGGGTCCGGCAGAGCGGCCGCCCcccagccagggccagcagggcccCCATTGTCGCCCTCCGGTCACCTTCCAATGTGGCAGCCAGCCTGGGGGGCAccggggacacagcagggacagtgggaggacacagaggggacatcagggatgGGGGCCATGGGAAGATCAGGGGGTGAtgagaggggtttggggtcactccaagtcacctggggtcacactgCCACAGATggagggaacagggacaggtcAAAGGTCACCCAAAGGGTGCAGAGGAGGTCACCAGGGGTCATGGGGTCACTCACCGGGTCAGGCACTGCCCCCGCTGCGGCGCCGCCAGCCCCGCCCAGGCCTtggccgctgctgccgccgccgccacaGCCACGGCCAGGTCTGAGCTGTCCCCTGCCGGCACCACTGCCACCGTCCGGCCTGGGTACAGACAGGGTGTGACAGGGGCTGGCCACTGACTGCTgtcctgaccccaaatcccaaccccaatTCCGTGGCCCTGCCCCGATCCCAGACCACAAtccctgacccctgaccccttACCCTGGTCGTGGTCTGGACCAGCAACCCCAAATCTGTGACCTTGACCCTTAACCCCCaacccttcccctgtccctgaCCCCAATCCCTGTCCCCCCCCTGTACCGGTGGTGGCCTCCTGGCATTCCAGGCTTGTCCTTCCTGGTGGCTTCAGCCACGTTCCGTCCACAAAGTGTCCGAGGCTGCGGCTGTGGGACTCCAGCCATGCCTGGATGGAGTGGGGGCCACGCCTGGaacctcccagccccagcagagctgccccccGCCCTGCCCAAATGACCTTGGGGCCATGGGGGGACTTTGACCCTGAGGCACCCCAAGGGACGCTGGGCTCCCCCCgtgacccctccagccccaggaacTGCCCAGGACCACCCAGcgtcccctcagtgtccccgtagtgccccccaggacacctccatccccacagaacccccaaaattcgTCCCAATTGCACCCAGATGCATCTCAAAGCCTCATTATTTTCCTcggacccccccccccgcccccttcTCAGTTCCTCAGGAGACCCTCAAGAGTCCCCCAAGAGGCCCCCGAGATCCTCAGGGTCCCCCCAGGACCTCCAGAGCCCACCCAGGGGAACTTTCAGATCCCCCCGCACCTCTCCCGGGTTGATACCGCCGGGGATCGGCCCCTCCTCCAACGTGGCGAAGATTTTGGGGACCGGGGGAGCCCCGAGCACCGACAGAGCAGCCATCGCCGCCGAGGGGCCACCGAGACGGGGCGGGGCTGGACAGAGCGGCCCCGAGAAACCACCGAGACGGGGCGGGGCTGGACAGAGCGGCCCCGAGAAACCACCGAGACGGGGCGGGGTTGGACAGAGCGGCCCCGAGAAACCACCGAGACGGGGCGGGGCTGGACAGAGCGGCCCCGAGAAACCACCGAGACGGGGCGGGGTTGGACAGAGCGGCCCCGAGAAACCACCGAGATGGAGCGGGGTTGGACAGAGCGGCCCCGAGAAACCACCGAGACGGGGCGGGGTTGGACAGAGCGGCCCCGAGAAACCACCGAGATGGAGCGGGGTTGGACAGAGCGGCCCCGAGAAACCACCGAGATGGAGCGGGCTTGGACAGAGCGGCCCCGAGAAACCACCGAGACGGGGCGGGGTTGGACAGAGCGGCCCCGAGAAACCACCGAGATGGAGCGGGGTTGGACAGAGCGGCCCCGAGAAACCACCGAGACGGGGCGGGGTTGGACAGAGCGGAATCCCTCACCCACAGCCCTCGCCTCCCGGAGACCACCGAGATAGGGCGGGAGCGGCCAGGGGGGGGGTCCCCGCGTAACCATGGAGACAGGGCCGCGCCGGGAGCGGAAGTGACGGAATGTGAACACGCTGCGGCCGCGGTACGGGCGGCCCGGTGGCCTCGGTCCGTCCCGGCACGGGCGTCGTGGTGTTCGCCCCCGGATCCTCCCCCGGCCCGGTCCACCAGGCCATGACGGACCCGTCGCTGCTCTCGGCCGAGCTGGAGGcggacgaggaggaggaggcggcgcTGCGGcggctcctgctgcaggtgggGGATCCTGGTCCCAGTTCCAGTCctgatcccggtcccggtcccggttctgAAGCCCGCCCTCATTCCCGCAGGTGACCCCGGACCACGAGGAGGCcccgcgccccggccccgcccgcgcggTCACCCCGCAGCCGGGTAAGGGGGCCTTCGGTAGATTTTGGGAAGGGCTCGGGGGGTCCCCGACCCCCCCAACACCGagtcccgtgtcccccccagggCTGTGCGTGAAGACCCGCGCGGGTGGGGACAAAGTGTTCGTCAACGTTTGTCACTCGCCCGAGgtgccgccgcccccgcccgtGTCCCCCCTGGGCCTCCAGAAGCTCCTGCAGGAGCCCCCTGGCCCCGACGGCGGCTTTCGGATCCCCATGAGCCTCGGGGAGCCCCACGCCGAGCTCGACCGAGGTCAGAGACCCTCCCCCGAAATTGTCCCCGAGTCTCCCAtttccctgggcacccccacGAGCACCAAATTCTCGCCAAATCTCCTCAAATCCTGCAGGAGGCCGAGGCTGCACTGCCTACGATGTGGTGGTGAATTCGGGGTTTTTCAGGACGCTGCAGGTGAGAATCAGGATGGGGAAAgttggggtctcaggggagtCTGGGGGGCTCTGACCCTCCCGGCCCCCCAGGCCGATCCTTTGTACCTCGAGTTCTTCCTGACCGTGGCCATGGAGGGGCTGTCGGAGAAGTATGGGGTGGAACTGGAGCCCACCGGTGAGACTGGGGGGCGCTGGGAGGGCTcagatggggctggggagtCTGCCCCCCCCACGTAACCCCCCCATAACCCCTTCAGGCTGGAGGGTGCTGCGGAATCGGAAATTCCTGGGCTCCATCTCGGCCCAGAATAtccgggcccggccccggccccacaTCCAGGAGCTCCCCGGGTGAGtggggaccccccaggacccatCCCCAAAAACCCTGGGGCCCTCCCAGCCTGACCTGTGCCCCCCACACAgtcccccagaccccccccagtTCGTGGTGGTGGCTGAGCCCTCGGCCCAGGACCCACAGGTGCTGCAGGCCCGGGTCCACCTGCCCCAGGTGGTGAGTGGGGGCAACTGGGGAGAACTGGGAGGCGCTGGGGTTTGGTTATGGGGTTCCCCTGATTCCAGGGGGAGTTTGAGGGGCAATGGGGGCAGActgggaggctcagggggcaccggggggtgggatgggggggAGTCCCATTGTCCTGGGAGGACACTGGGGGCTGTGGTAGGAAGGGTTTCCACGATCCTGGGAGGCTAGCGGGACAATGGGGGCTCCCCTAAAGCCCGACCAGGGCTTGGGGGTGCTGTGGGCGTGCCCCAActctggccccgcccctttggGCTCCCCCCAGGAGGGGGCGGGGTCTCTGTGGCTGGGGCTGAGCGAGGAGCGGCTGCTGCTGGTTCGcccgccgccagggggcgccgcCGCGGACGGGGCCGCGTGTCCGCCcgcccgccagggggcgctgctggagctggggctgcccctccCCGCCGACCCCGCGCGGTGCCGCGCGCGCTTCCACCGCCGCTCCAAGGTAACCATGGCAACCGCGGGCCGGGACACGCCCTATTCCGGCCGGGGGACACGCCCCTCCCTGAGCACCCGGCGACCCCTGCAGGTTCTCACGGTGACGATGCCGCTGCGGGTGTGAGGGACGAGGGACCCCCCGCCACGGACCCCTTGAGACCTTCCAGGATTGCTCTGCACCCTCCCCAGGACCGTCCTGGACTTTCCCTCAGGGACCCCCTTCAGGATCCCCTAACCTCTTTGGGGTCCCACTGGAAACTCCTGGACTCCCCCAGGATCATCCTGGACCCTCCCACCTCAGGATCATCCTGGATTTCTCCTTGGGGATCCCCCTCAGGATCCTCAGACCTCTTCGGGACATTTCTCATGATGGTCCTGAGAATGCCATGACCACTCAGGGACCCTCCTCAGGACCCCCTGATCCCCTCCAGGATTGTCCAGcatcccccccaggaccctcctgTTCCCCAGAGGCCCCTCCTAACCCCTCTTCCCACCCTCGACATCCACTCGGGATCCCCCGTTCCCCTTAGATTCCCCCCACCTACTTTTCTGTATGAAACCCCCCAATAAAAGTTAAACCCAGACCATGTTGTGTGATTGGCCGAGGCCCCCCCGGGGCGGCTCAGCCCACGCAGGGGGGGATTGAGGGGGATTTAGGGCtgagccggggccggggggggccgTGGGGGACTTCCCAGAGCTtcccaggaagagcagagaggccCCAGGAGCCACcagaggggttggggggctgcggggagggaggggggacaCCCCCAGCTGAACTCTGGGTGTCCCCCGGGTGTCCCTGAGGGGGACAGAGGTGTCCTGGGGGGTTTCCCCTCGGGCCATGGTGCCCTGATTCATCATGGAATTCAATAAGGAGGAATTCCGGCGCCAGCTGGGGGCTGGACTGGGCCGCCTGcacaggtgagaccccaaatttgggggcacagggacattgtggagggtctggggggtcaGGATTAGGGGGGTGGGTTGGGACGGAGTGTGGCTGTGGCTTTGTCACCCCTCTGTGACAAGAGCCtgtggggaatttggggtcagGTCATTTGGGGGGGGGGCTTTTGAGGgagtttggggtgtcctgcacacGTGTGTGTCCCCCCCACCAAGCCCACGCGTGTTCGTGCCACGcgtgtccccgtccctgtcctcGTCCCCTCCCCGGCGCCACCACCACGGGGGATTTAGAGCCTTTAATCTGCTGCCACCGCCGCcgcgggggggtcccgggggaacCTGGGGACACGGCGGGGGGGAAAAGGACATGGGGGGTGGGACTGGGGTGAGCGGAGCCCTCCGCTGGCCCCTGCAGGTTCCTGGAGCGGCGCCAGGATGACCCCGAGAGCCTGGAGCTGAGCTCGGGGGGGGCGACCCCAACCCCACCGCGTCCCCCCGTGCTGGACTGCACGTTCTGCGGGCTGCCCCGGCGCTACGGGATCGCCATCCTGTGCGGGATCGGCTTCTGCATCAGCTTCGGCATCCGCTGCAACCTGGGCGTGGCCGTGGTCAGCATGGTCAACCCCAGCCACGGACAGGTACGGGGGCAGCGGGGGCAGAGTGGGGAGGGACAGGTacaggggcagcagggacacagacTGCCCACAgacaggggacatcagggattGCTGGGATCCAGGTATGGGGCCTGGGCACGTAAGGGGGCAGCAGGGCCAAGGAACAGGTGTGGGGTCCCTCGGGGGGGCCACAGGTCTGGGATGTCTGTGGGACAAGGGACGCAGACAGGTGTGGGGGacacacacctggacagggagTGTCCCCCCACCCTACTGACCCCTCTCCTGGGTGTCCCCCAGCATGCCCAGTTCAACTGGGACCCCGAGACAGTGGGGATGATCCACGGCTCCTTCTTCTGGGGCTACATTGTCACCCAGATCCCCGGTGGCTTCATCGCCCAGAAATTCGCCGCCAACAGGTCAGTGGTGGCCCTGAAGTGGGGGGCGGCCCTGAAGTGGAGGGTGGCCCTGAGAGTGTCGCTGTCACCTCCGTGCCTCTCCGCAGGGTGTTCGGGCTGGCCATCGTGTCCACCTCGGTGCTGAACATGCTGATCCCATCGGCCGCGCGCACCCACGTCGGCTGCGTCATCGCCGTGCGCGTCATGCAGGGGCTGGTCGAGGTCAGGGCAGGgcgtttttgggggggttcaggtgtTTTCAGGTGTTTGGGGAGATTATCTGGAGAGTTTTGGTGCGTTGGGGGGTTTtggaggtgttttggggtgtgtAGGAGGGAGCTGGAGTGGGTTTGGAGGTTTTCCAGTGactttggggtgttttgggacaTTTCATGTTGATTCTGGGGtatttggggtgggttttgttCAGCTGGTGAGGTTGGGGTGTGGACATCCCCACACTCCCCCTGGCCAGGGCACGGCCAGGGCTTGGCCGGGGTGGATGTGTCCCTTGTAGCCCCCGGCCCCGGTGCCCGGCAGGGTGTGGCTGTGTGGGCGTGGTCTTTGTGGGCGTGGCCCGTGACGATCCCGCCCCTTTCCGGCAGGGTGTGACCTATCCCGCCTGTCACGGCATCTGGAGCAAGTGGGCACCGCCCCTGGAGCGGAGCCGCCTGGCCACCACGGCTTTCTGCGGTATCGGGGCTACTGATGGGCTCAGGGGGGCTACTGGGGGGCTACAGGGCCACCACAGCCTTTGGAAGAACGGGGGGGACGTGGCACAGGACCCGGGGGTGGCAGGAACCCAAGGTAGGGGAGAGGGACACCTCCCCAGCCCCGGTAATCGGGGTCTGACGGGGTGGGAGCGGCACATAGGGGTCCCAGGGCTTGCAGACTGGTGTGGGGCTGGATGGAAGCGGCGGTCCTGGGGTGTCACTGCGTGTCCCCGGGTGTCCCTGGTCACCGCTGTCCCCCCGGCAGGCTCGTACGCGGGAGCGGTGGTGGCCATGCCGCTGGCCGGGGTCCTGGTGCAATACACGGGGTGGAGCTCGGTGTTCTACGTCTACGGTGAGACCCCCACCCCCCCGGGACTCCCTGAGCCCCCTGATCCCCCCCTGGGGTCCTCGGGATCCCCTGaaaccccctgagcccccttaACCCCCCCCGAGGACCCCGGACCCCCACCAgaccccctcagggacccctcccagtgcccctggtgaccccagtgtccccccaggcAGTTTCGGGGTGTTCTGGTACCTCTTCTGGGTGCTGGTGTCCTACGagagc
Coding sequences within:
- the ALDH16A1 gene encoding aldehyde dehydrogenase family 16 member A1 isoform X1; this encodes MAALSVLGAPPVPKIFATLEEGPIPGGINPGEAWLESHSRSLGHFVDGTWLKPPGRTSLECQEATTGRTVAVVPAGDSSDLAVAVAAAAAAAKAWAGLAAPQRGQCLTRLAATLEGDRRATMGALLALAGGRPLCRTLGADLDLGLRLLQVPAAGAQLGLPGLEGWTPMGVVAVVLGGPCSLPALLWKLGPLLAMGNTALVLSPAAAALPLLLLGELSGEGGVLPPGVINVLAGPPELCQALRAHSEVTSVTFLGAPQEELQALVWGSPCRGPRLGVPCGGRIVVIVLDSADLDSAAAAIAATAATPPVLFPWGGCVVLAQDAVGAALERRLRARLGGLRLGDPMDPKTEVGPLPPGTCLPEGVVQEAQEEGAQVFQAALPPLPAGGHRFYPPTLISGVAPTLCCLREPAPGPLLVLLPVRGPTEAVAVASALPQTAAAAVWAQDITVALDTADRLPQGLVWLNALDLLDPSGGCAGGATDTDLDEALREFGCPPWEQPPKVDERLSPLVTTDDPGYPELAQAVAAARGAAPGWGRLPGVSRARVLRGASAALGAGHGSPEDGDTGDTDGSSQRALLRWAARAERGGGAVQDVPGGRALLTRRPLGVLGVVWGWPRPLELQLLLPALALGNCVVVVAPPGGVGPAQRLRKALLGAGLPGGALTVLPGNSRRSGSHLARQHPDGLWLCGGDADCDWASVVSVPRVWGVPAGLLGAPGQGPPPGAERELELRCTRPHCLWLPGGGP
- the PIH1D1 gene encoding PIH1 domain-containing protein 1; translation: MTDPSLLSAELEADEEEEAALRRLLLQVTPDHEEAPRPGPARAVTPQPGLCVKTRAGGDKVFVNVCHSPEVPPPPPVSPLGLQKLLQEPPGPDGGFRIPMSLGEPHAELDRGGRGCTAYDVVVNSGFFRTLQADPLYLEFFLTVAMEGLSEKYGVELEPTGWRVLRNRKFLGSISAQNIRARPRPHIQELPGPPDPPQFVVVAEPSAQDPQVLQARVHLPQVEGAGSLWLGLSEERLLLVRPPPGGAAADGAACPPARQGALLELGLPLPADPARCRARFHRRSKVLTVTMPLRV
- the ALDH16A1 gene encoding aldehyde dehydrogenase family 16 member A1 isoform X2; this encodes MAALSVLGAPPVPKIFATLEEGPIPGGINPGEAWLESHSRSLGHFVDGTWLKPPGRTSLECQEATTGRTVAVVPAGDSSDLAVAVAAAAAAAKAWAGLAAPQRGQCLTRLAATLEGDRRATMGALLALAGGRPLCRTLGADLDLGLRLLQVPAAGAQLGLPGLEGWTPMGNTALVLSPAAAALPLLLLGELSGEGGVLPPGVINVLAGPPELCQALRAHSEVTSVTFLGAPQEELQALVWGSPCRGPRLGVPCGGRIVVIVLDSADLDSAAAAIAATAATPPVLFPWGGCVVLAQDAVGAALERRLRARLGGLRLGDPMDPKTEVGPLPPGTCLPEGVVQEAQEEGAQVFQAALPPLPAGGHRFYPPTLISGVAPTLCCLREPAPGPLLVLLPVRGPTEAVAVASALPQTAAAAVWAQDITVALDTADRLPQGLVWLNALDLLDPSGGCAGGATDTDLDEALREFGCPPWEQPPKVDERLSPLVTTDDPGYPELAQAVAAARGAAPGWGRLPGVSRARVLRGASAALGAGHGSPEDGDTGDTDGSSQRALLRWAARAERGGGAVQDVPGGRALLTRRPLGVLGVVWGWPRPLELQLLLPALALGNCVVVVAPPGGVGPAQRLRKALLGAGLPGGALTVLPGNSRRSGSHLARQHPDGLWLCGGDADCDWASVVSVPRVWGVPAGLLGAPGQGPPPGAERELELRCTRPHCLWLPGGGP